Proteins found in one Miscanthus floridulus cultivar M001 chromosome 4, ASM1932011v1, whole genome shotgun sequence genomic segment:
- the LOC136550360 gene encoding eukaryotic translation initiation factor 5A, whose translation MSDSEEHHFESKADAGASKTYPQQAGTVRKNGFLVIKGRPCKVVEVSTSKTGKHGHAKCHFVAIDIFNGKKLEDIVPSSHNCDIPHVNRTEYQLIDISEDGFVSLLTSDGNTKDDLRLPTDETLVAQIKEGFESGKDLVVTVQSAMGEEQICALKDIGPK comes from the exons ATGTCGGACTCGGAGGAGCACCACTTCGAATCGAAGGCCGATGCTGGTGCGTCCAAGACCTACCCGCAGCAGGCTGGCACCGTCCGCAAGAACGGCTTCCTCGTCATCAAGGGCCGTCCCTGCAAG GTTGTGGAGGTTTCTACCTCAAAGACTGGTAAGCATGGCCACGCCAAATGCCACTTTGTTGCCATAGACATATTCAATGGGAAAAAGCTTGAAGATATCGTTCCTTCTTCACACAACTGTGAC ATTCCTCATGTGAACCGTACTGAGTATCAGCTGATTGACATATCAGAGGATGGATTT GTGAGCCTTCTTACTTCAGATGGCAACACTAAGGATGACCTTAGACTCCCAACTGATGAGACTCTCGTGGCCCAG ATTAAGGAAGGGTTTGAAAGCGGGAAGGATCTTGTTGTGACTGTCCAGTCTGCCATGGGGGAGGAGCAGATCTGCGCGCTGAAGGATATTGGCCCCAAGTAA